AGCTCCGCTGAAACGAGTAGGCGATCCAGCCGCTCATCTTCTCGCTCTCGAGCTGCCGCACCAGCACATCGAGCCCATACGAGCGCCCGGTGGTGATGATGAACTCGTCGCCGAAGACTTCCGGATCGTTGAACAGGTTGCTGCTCGGCAGCCGGTCGTACGCCTTGAGCCACGCCTCGGCGCGCACGAAGCGCGCATTCCCGAACCATCGCTCGGCGCCCAGACTTCCCTGCGTGGCGGTGGCTACCGGGGTGGTCCCGTTGGCAATGAGCCAGAAGTCGAAGACGCGCACCGGCGCCTGTTCATTGCGCAGCGACGGCGTCCACTGCGCGGTGCGCCCCGCCGAGGCGGTGAAGGCGAGATCGCGGTTGGCGAACCACTTGAGCGAGGCGCGGGGCGAGAGCGCGCTCCAGTTGGCTCCGGTCACCGTTTCGCCGCGCACCCCGACTCGGGCCTGCAGCGCGCCGAGGCGCTGCGTGCGATCGACGTAGACCGCCGCCGAGCTCGGACCGTCGCGCGTGGTGAGCAGGCTGGGCGTACCGGCGGCGCGGGCATCCACGTCGTAGGTGAAACGATAGCTGCTCCACTCGTAGCCAGCCTGCGTGATCCCCTTGCCGGCATAGCGGGTGAGCTCGCCCCACGCGCGGGTCTCACCGAGCCGGTTCTTGAAGGTGAGTGAGCCGCTGCCGAGATCGAGCAGCGTGCCGAAGCCGGTGTACGACACGCGCTGCATGGCCCGCGCGGAGTCGCCGCCAAAGGTGTGATGCAACGGTTGCTCCCACGCCGCCCCGATGAGGCGATTGCCCCAGTCGAAGCGCAGGCGCCCACCCCCGGCGGCGGTGGAATCGCCGAACGAGGCGATGGAGGCATCGAGGACATCGCTTCCCCAGTAGCCGGTGAGCGACAGCGACCCGCCATTGGGCAGCGTGTGCTTCACATGCGCCTGCACATCGGTGAACCAGTACGGCAGCTGCCGGTCGGAAAAGAGCGCGATGAACTTGTCGGCATAGGTGCGCCGCGCGGCGACGTTCCAGCTGGTGCTCCCCTTCACGGTGCCGCCGAGCGCGAGCGTACTCGCCAGCAGCGAGACCGATGCCTTGCCGTGGATGCCGCTGCGCGCTTCGGCCTTGGGCTCCACGCTCAGCACGCTCGAGAGGCGCCCGCCGTAGCGCACCGGAAAGGCGCCCGGCATGAGGTCGAAGCTGGCGACGGTTTCATCGATGAAGGTGCCGAACAGGCCGCCCAGATGAAACGGATTGTAGAGCGGAAAGCCGTCGAGGAGGACGAGGTTCTGATCGCTCTCGCCGCCGCGCACGTTGTAGCCGGCGGTGAAGTCGTTGGTGGCGACGACGCCGGGGAGAAGCTGCACGACGCGCAGCACATCGGGTTCGCCGATCACCGGGAGTTGGCGTACGGT
The DNA window shown above is from Gemmatimonadaceae bacterium and carries:
- a CDS encoding TonB-dependent receptor → MIACSSFAFAPALVATLLQPPDSVATVQGRVLDAATGAPVIGVTVLRKDSRQGANTGADGAFEIRGVPYGKVTLVVTRIGYQGTQRDLVLPRDAAQPLVFRLTATTTELGAVKVKAQATERAQFLGNAPPGVVSVTGQTVRQLPVIGEPDVLRVVQLLPGVVATNDFTAGYNVRGGESDQNLVLLDGFPLYNPFHLGGLFGTFIDETVASFDLMPGAFPVRYGGRLSSVLSVEPKAEARSGIHGKASVSLLASTLALGGTVKGSTSWNVAARRTYADKFIALFSDRQLPYWFTDVQAHVKHTLPNGGSLSLTGYWGSDVLDASIASFGDSTAAGGGRLRFDWGNRLIGAAWEQPLHHTFGGDSARAMQRVSYTGFGTLLDLGSGSLTFKNRLGETRAWGELTRYAGKGITQAGYEWSSYRFTYDVDARAAGTPSLLTTRDGPSSAAVYVDRTQRLGALQARVGVRGETVTGANWSALSPRASLKWFANRDLAFTASAGRTAQWTPSLRNEQAPVRVFDFWLIANGTTPVATATQGSLGAERWFGNARFVRAEAWLKAYDRLPSSNLFNDPEVFGDEFIITTGRSYGLDVLVRQLESEKMSGWIAYSFQRSWRDAPTGRFAPVQDRRHNLNVVSSWRPGGNWSYGARLGVGTGTPFTDIEGQLVRRRYDPVTNSYITDNLPVAREPIGGVRNGARYPLVQRLDLSATYANPGKRHLTPYVSLINAYNARNVFTYVFDYTDNPPTRSAFSQFPFLPTLGVSIAW